One window of the Arthrobacter sp. D5-1 genome contains the following:
- a CDS encoding glycosyl hydrolase has translation MGMTVAPAPPTFSGHPNRKRRRASLLIPLVVTALAATGLGFASKEVVPVVQALSLCRAVDASTIVPKDGVLLGVNLDWNSETLAEHQANLGHDPAVVVQFSDIPYDDETWSHTTNAVTQVRPTGGVLLLTLEPHGGLATMSDEVIATLATDLRAINDQGTPVVVRFAHEMNGSWYSWGQQPLRYVEVFRKVAAAVHTQAPGTSMMWAPNYGGGYPFTGGQFAARPGTPDFAALDTDHDGTLTMNDDTYAPYYPGDDAVDWVGVSLYHWGNQRPWGNNDISEPGKFLAMLTGTYNGTAGDDSAVPDFYQVYGVDHQKPVGIPETAAIFTPARGGASELDVKRAWWRQVFSPETHQQFPQLKMINWFEWKKYEIEINDDVDWRSAGTPAIRDALTQDLPDWLRYGEDLGVCR, from the coding sequence ATGGGGATGACGGTGGCCCCGGCACCTCCCACCTTTAGCGGCCACCCGAATCGCAAGCGCCGGCGGGCCAGCCTGCTCATCCCTTTGGTGGTGACGGCCCTCGCCGCCACTGGACTGGGTTTCGCGTCCAAGGAGGTGGTGCCTGTGGTGCAGGCGCTCTCCCTCTGCAGGGCCGTGGATGCTTCCACCATCGTGCCCAAGGACGGGGTGTTGCTGGGCGTCAACCTGGACTGGAACTCTGAAACCCTTGCAGAACACCAGGCCAATCTCGGGCATGATCCGGCGGTGGTGGTCCAGTTTTCGGACATCCCATACGACGACGAAACGTGGTCCCACACCACCAACGCCGTCACCCAGGTCCGTCCCACAGGCGGCGTCCTCCTCCTGACGCTGGAACCACACGGTGGCTTGGCGACCATGAGCGACGAAGTAATCGCCACGTTGGCCACCGACTTACGGGCCATCAACGATCAGGGAACGCCCGTCGTAGTGCGCTTTGCGCATGAGATGAACGGTTCCTGGTATTCCTGGGGCCAGCAGCCGCTGCGCTACGTGGAGGTTTTCCGAAAGGTGGCAGCAGCCGTGCATACCCAGGCGCCGGGTACGTCCATGATGTGGGCACCGAACTACGGCGGTGGCTACCCGTTTACGGGAGGCCAGTTCGCCGCCAGACCGGGCACCCCGGACTTCGCCGCCCTGGACACGGACCACGACGGTACGCTCACCATGAACGATGACACGTACGCCCCCTACTATCCCGGGGACGACGCAGTGGATTGGGTGGGCGTGTCGCTGTATCACTGGGGCAACCAACGGCCCTGGGGCAACAACGACATCTCCGAACCGGGCAAATTCCTGGCCATGCTTACCGGCACCTACAACGGAACCGCAGGCGATGACAGTGCCGTCCCGGACTTCTACCAGGTCTACGGAGTGGACCATCAGAAGCCGGTAGGGATACCGGAGACGGCTGCGATCTTCACGCCGGCGCGCGGTGGAGCGTCAGAGCTGGACGTCAAACGGGCCTGGTGGCGCCAGGTCTTCTCCCCCGAAACCCACCAACAGTTTCCGCAATTGAAAATGATCAACTGGTTCGAGTGGAAGAAGTACGAAATCGAAATTAACGACGACGTCGATTGGCGGAGCGCTGGAACACCCGCCATCCGCGATGCCCTGACGCAGGACCTGCCGGACTGGTTGCGGTACGGCGAGGATCTGGGTGTGTGCCGCTAA
- a CDS encoding DedA family protein, whose amino-acid sequence MDITAPETWGSAIYLWIVPIVLGDAIFPPIPSEMVVITGGALAADGHANFWLILFLAALASWLGDMAVFILFKRRISHVLDRWSWGRRLHRGIHEAIAKAGRSSTYGAIIGARFIPGGRLATSSAAGIANVSVRGFSLCAGLGAVLWAVWQVGLGYFTGSTTKLPFWASSLIGVAVGLVIGVMVGLIVTRRRGSSSPVDEPYNADKPGDVPQPE is encoded by the coding sequence ATGGACATCACCGCCCCTGAGACGTGGGGATCCGCGATTTACCTGTGGATCGTCCCCATTGTGCTGGGCGACGCCATCTTCCCGCCCATCCCCTCGGAAATGGTGGTGATCACCGGCGGTGCCCTCGCCGCCGACGGCCACGCCAACTTCTGGCTGATCTTGTTCCTCGCCGCCTTGGCATCCTGGCTCGGCGACATGGCGGTTTTTATCCTCTTCAAACGGCGCATCAGCCATGTCCTGGACCGGTGGTCGTGGGGCCGTCGGCTACACCGCGGAATCCACGAGGCCATCGCCAAAGCCGGACGCTCCTCCACTTACGGCGCCATCATCGGCGCACGCTTCATCCCCGGAGGCCGGCTTGCTACATCCTCGGCGGCGGGCATTGCCAACGTTTCCGTCCGCGGTTTCAGCCTCTGCGCCGGCCTGGGTGCGGTCCTCTGGGCGGTCTGGCAAGTGGGCCTCGGCTACTTCACCGGCTCAACCACCAAGCTGCCGTTTTGGGCCAGTTCACTCATCGGCGTGGCCGTAGGCCTGGTGATCGGCGTGATGGTGGGACTGATCGTCACGCGTCGCCGCGGCAGCAGCTCACCTGTTGACGAACCGTACAACGCCGATAAGCCCGGCGACGTACCCCAGCCCGAGTAA
- a CDS encoding O-acetyl-ADP-ribose deacetylase has translation MRIDILKGDITSRPVDAIVNAANSSLLGGGGVDGAIHRAAGPELLAACREVRRTSLPDGLPVGCAVATPGFRLPAQWVVHTVGPNRHAGQTDPALLASCFHESLKVAAGLGARTVAFPAISAGIYGWDARQVAGVALDAVRSFSSSSSGGVAADNLLEVVEFVLFSEDTTAVFRAVFGSSPGPDS, from the coding sequence ATGCGAATCGACATTTTGAAGGGGGACATCACCAGCCGCCCGGTGGACGCGATTGTCAATGCCGCCAACTCGTCTCTGCTCGGTGGAGGGGGAGTGGACGGGGCCATCCACAGGGCCGCCGGCCCGGAACTCCTCGCCGCGTGTCGCGAGGTGAGGCGGACGTCGTTGCCGGACGGGCTGCCGGTGGGCTGTGCCGTCGCGACCCCCGGGTTCCGGCTTCCCGCACAGTGGGTGGTGCATACGGTGGGTCCCAACCGGCACGCGGGGCAGACGGATCCGGCGCTGCTCGCCTCGTGTTTCCACGAAAGCCTGAAAGTCGCGGCCGGTCTGGGCGCCAGGACGGTCGCCTTTCCCGCGATCAGCGCCGGAATTTACGGATGGGACGCCCGTCAGGTTGCCGGGGTAGCGCTCGACGCCGTGAGGTCGTTTTCGTCGTCATCTTCCGGCGGCGTGGCTGCGGACAACCTGCTTGAGGTGGTGGAGTTCGTGCTGTTTTCAGAGGATACGACGGCGGTCTTCCGGGCGGTGTTTGGTTCCTCACCGGGGCCGGACTCCTGA
- a CDS encoding DUF4188 domain-containing protein, producing the protein MAQEIFPGRFTADIERDTVTVFLIGMRANRWWKMGRVAKVASAMPAMMRHLAENPEAGLLGSEQWFGRTTMLLSYWESPGHLRAFAADKDSPHLGPWRKFMKEIAGSGDVGVWHETYQVPASGIEVVYNGMPLFGLAKATSHVPVGPGSNTAKQRMGGTRSTAA; encoded by the coding sequence ATGGCACAGGAGATTTTCCCCGGCCGCTTCACGGCGGACATCGAGCGCGACACCGTGACCGTTTTCCTCATCGGGATGCGCGCCAACCGGTGGTGGAAGATGGGCCGTGTGGCGAAGGTTGCCTCGGCCATGCCCGCCATGATGCGGCACCTCGCAGAAAACCCCGAGGCTGGACTGCTCGGCAGTGAGCAGTGGTTCGGGCGGACCACCATGCTGCTCAGCTACTGGGAAAGCCCCGGGCATCTTCGCGCATTTGCTGCCGACAAGGATTCGCCGCATCTGGGTCCGTGGCGGAAATTCATGAAGGAAATTGCGGGCAGCGGCGACGTCGGTGTGTGGCACGAAACGTACCAGGTTCCGGCGTCGGGCATTGAAGTGGTTTACAACGGGATGCCACTGTTCGGATTAGCCAAGGCAACCTCGCATGTCCCAGTGGGACCCGGCAGCAACACGGCGAAGCAGCGCATGGGCGGGACCCGGAGTACTGCGGCTTAG
- a CDS encoding PLP-dependent aminotransferase family protein: MSGSLNPIALVRLLGSWNSGALPAYRELADVVRLLVMDGRIPLDVALPSERALAQTLSLSRTTVTAAYASLREQGFLTAGQGSRGRTCIPHRTVPVSAPGLAVPEGLLDLAYASLPAAGEVVHRAFAEALTELPALLPGFGYDSVGVPALREAIAEKYTAEGVPTTAGQILVTSGAQHALNIVLRTLAGKQDRVLVEHPTYPNALDAIRSAGCKPLPVALPVIESSTSPAWDIDAMVSTMNQQRPAMAYLVPDFHNPTGRIMSDLQRRRLVRAATASGTVLVVDETLRGLNLDGVRTAPMSSFSPSVVSIGSLSKSHWAGLRTGWIRADEAMITRFVATRTVMDLGGPVVEQLAAARLIRSFSEPLDARLEELRRNRESLLDLLAEHLPSWEVERPQGGLTVWCRLPSPCSTALTVLAPDFGLRLAAGPRFGVGGAFEHYLRVPYTLPPAQLESAVGALRTAQDKLDAAPHLRRTLKAGRPAVVAVA; the protein is encoded by the coding sequence ATGTCCGGCTCACTGAATCCCATTGCACTCGTCCGCCTGCTGGGCTCTTGGAACTCCGGCGCCCTGCCTGCCTACCGCGAGTTGGCCGACGTCGTGCGGTTGCTGGTGATGGACGGGCGCATCCCACTGGACGTCGCGCTGCCCAGCGAACGGGCACTCGCCCAGACGCTTAGCCTCAGTCGCACCACCGTCACCGCCGCTTATGCGAGCCTGCGCGAGCAGGGTTTCCTCACTGCCGGGCAGGGCAGCCGTGGCAGGACCTGCATCCCGCACCGCACGGTGCCCGTCAGCGCGCCCGGGCTTGCCGTTCCGGAGGGGCTGCTGGACCTCGCCTATGCATCGCTGCCCGCCGCCGGAGAAGTGGTGCATCGGGCATTCGCGGAGGCACTGACCGAGCTGCCGGCACTCTTGCCGGGCTTTGGGTACGACTCCGTCGGCGTACCCGCCCTGCGTGAAGCCATCGCGGAAAAATATACCGCCGAGGGCGTGCCCACCACAGCCGGCCAGATCCTGGTCACCTCCGGCGCCCAGCATGCCCTCAACATCGTGCTGCGGACGCTCGCCGGTAAACAGGACCGGGTCCTGGTGGAACACCCCACCTATCCCAACGCGCTGGACGCCATCCGCTCCGCCGGCTGCAAACCGCTGCCGGTGGCGTTACCCGTCATAGAGTCGAGTACATCTCCTGCCTGGGACATCGACGCGATGGTGTCCACGATGAACCAGCAGCGGCCCGCCATGGCCTACCTCGTGCCGGACTTCCACAATCCAACAGGACGCATCATGTCGGATCTGCAGCGGCGGCGGTTGGTGCGCGCTGCAACTGCGTCCGGGACGGTGCTGGTGGTGGATGAGACGTTGCGGGGTTTGAACCTCGACGGCGTCCGTACGGCTCCGATGTCGTCCTTCAGCCCCTCGGTGGTTTCCATTGGGTCGCTGAGCAAATCGCATTGGGCAGGCCTCAGGACCGGATGGATCCGGGCCGATGAAGCGATGATCACCCGTTTTGTTGCGACGAGGACCGTCATGGATTTGGGGGGTCCTGTGGTGGAACAGTTGGCGGCTGCGCGCCTGATCAGGTCCTTCTCGGAGCCATTGGACGCCCGGCTGGAGGAACTCCGGCGCAACCGGGAATCGCTGTTGGACTTGCTGGCCGAGCACTTGCCATCGTGGGAGGTGGAGCGACCACAGGGCGGACTCACCGTCTGGTGCCGGCTTCCCTCGCCGTGCAGCACGGCGCTGACGGTGCTCGCACCTGACTTCGGGCTCCGCTTGGCCGCCGGTCCGCGCTTTGGAGTGGGCGGAGCGTTCGAGCACTACCTGCGTGTGCCCTACACCTTGCCGCCCGCGCAGTTGGAGTCTGCCGTCGGTGCGCTCCGCACCGCCCAGGACAAGCTCGACGCCGCCCCCCACCTGCGCCGTACCCTCAAGGCCGGGCGACCCGCCGTCGTCGCGGTTGCCTAA
- a CDS encoding glycosyltransferase encodes MGIYRQILVRILAVLVVSFGLIYISWRWSGTVAWDAWWISLPLVVAETYSLGESALYAVTMWNARRRPPPPPALPGRTVDVFIATYNEPLDLVLKTAIAARDMEYPHQTWILDDGNRTEFAKAAGQIGVGYITRGPEWDGRQRFAKAGNVNNALSLTTGEFVAILDADQVPEPRFLDRVLGYFDAEEVAFVQTPQHFWNVTDRDPLGSQAELFYGPIQQGKDGWDAAFFCGSNAVLRREALMALGLTRYTRTATEQTWSSLRKGRSRLQDLLGELGRRHPAAMPVVEQALEAMARAERQLRRGDVLAEITFELRVAFHTAALSVPDAMDDVVPELDAILESVDVAHTDQALAIHPMDTTTITEDMATAMHLHAMGWGSVYHHEVLVHGLAPEDVSTMLSQRHRWAAGTMQVFFNDNPLLLRGLTVAQRLMYLGTMTSYLNGFAALSYIAAPVVFLWAGTYPLTASPVVFFCLFLPFFISCQVLFQVAGNGAKGLWRGQQWSFALFPTWIAATCSGAAAVFLGRHLTFSVTAKSKQATGRGFQHVRLQVAAMALLAISAVIGLARVTTGEAPLYPTLITLAWVALDLALLSVVIGAARYRGPGEDLAGPVPTPHELNRVLESTQGSRPTHP; translated from the coding sequence ATGGGCATTTACAGACAAATACTTGTAAGGATTCTTGCAGTTCTTGTGGTTTCCTTTGGATTGATCTACATCAGTTGGCGATGGTCCGGCACGGTCGCGTGGGACGCATGGTGGATTTCGCTGCCACTAGTGGTGGCCGAGACTTACAGTCTGGGCGAATCCGCCCTGTACGCGGTCACCATGTGGAACGCCCGACGACGGCCGCCTCCCCCGCCGGCCCTTCCGGGCAGGACGGTAGACGTGTTCATCGCCACCTACAACGAACCACTCGACCTGGTCCTCAAAACGGCCATCGCCGCCAGGGACATGGAGTACCCGCACCAAACATGGATCCTGGACGATGGCAACCGCACCGAATTCGCGAAGGCAGCCGGGCAGATAGGCGTCGGGTACATCACCCGCGGACCCGAATGGGATGGCAGGCAGCGCTTCGCAAAAGCGGGCAACGTCAACAACGCCCTGTCCTTGACCACGGGCGAGTTCGTGGCCATCCTGGACGCCGATCAGGTCCCGGAACCCCGTTTCCTGGACCGCGTCCTGGGCTACTTCGATGCTGAAGAGGTGGCCTTCGTCCAGACCCCGCAGCACTTTTGGAACGTCACAGACCGGGATCCCCTGGGCAGCCAGGCGGAACTGTTCTACGGACCCATCCAGCAAGGCAAGGATGGCTGGGACGCGGCGTTCTTCTGCGGCTCGAATGCTGTCCTGCGCCGGGAAGCCCTCATGGCCCTGGGCCTGACCCGATACACACGCACAGCAACGGAACAGACGTGGAGTTCCCTGCGTAAGGGACGCTCAAGGCTGCAGGATCTCCTGGGTGAACTCGGCAGGCGCCATCCCGCGGCAATGCCGGTGGTCGAACAGGCCCTGGAAGCGATGGCGCGTGCGGAGCGCCAGCTCCGCAGGGGCGATGTCTTGGCGGAGATCACCTTCGAGCTTCGCGTAGCTTTCCATACGGCCGCATTGTCAGTACCTGATGCCATGGATGATGTGGTTCCCGAACTCGACGCCATCCTGGAGTCGGTGGATGTGGCACACACAGACCAAGCACTGGCCATCCACCCCATGGACACCACCACCATTACCGAGGATATGGCCACCGCCATGCACCTTCACGCGATGGGGTGGGGCAGCGTTTACCACCACGAGGTCCTGGTCCACGGCCTGGCGCCTGAGGATGTGTCCACCATGCTCTCCCAGCGTCATCGCTGGGCAGCCGGAACCATGCAGGTGTTCTTCAACGACAACCCGCTGTTGCTTCGTGGCCTCACGGTGGCCCAGCGCCTGATGTATCTGGGCACCATGACAAGCTACCTCAACGGGTTTGCCGCCCTGAGCTATATCGCAGCACCGGTGGTTTTCCTGTGGGCCGGCACCTATCCGTTGACGGCCAGCCCTGTGGTGTTCTTCTGCCTGTTCCTTCCCTTCTTCATTTCGTGCCAGGTGCTGTTCCAGGTAGCGGGCAATGGCGCGAAGGGTCTGTGGCGTGGCCAGCAATGGTCTTTCGCGCTCTTTCCCACCTGGATCGCTGCCACTTGCTCAGGAGCAGCTGCCGTTTTTCTCGGCAGGCACCTCACCTTCTCCGTCACAGCCAAGAGCAAACAGGCCACGGGACGCGGTTTCCAGCACGTCAGGCTGCAGGTAGCGGCCATGGCGTTGCTGGCTATTTCCGCGGTCATTGGCCTCGCCCGCGTAACTACCGGGGAAGCGCCGCTGTATCCCACACTCATCACGTTGGCCTGGGTTGCTTTGGACCTGGCACTTTTGAGCGTGGTGATCGGGGCCGCACGGTACCGCGGTCCCGGCGAGGATCTGGCGGGCCCGGTTCCCACCCCGCATGAGCTCAACCGCGTCCTCGAATCCACTCAAGGTTCACGCCCAACACATCCCTGA
- a CDS encoding Lrp/AsnC family transcriptional regulator yields MSDSPTTRTWGAVSNRVRLDETDRLILKELMADARIPNNVLASKAGIAPSTCLGRVRALRDAGIIRGFHASVDLEALGFLVYALISVRVNPQARNKMLAIGQRLRALPNVQSVFLLAGDQDFLMHVACGTPKELRDFIAVHLASDPAIANTQTNLVFDHLTPGD; encoded by the coding sequence GTGTCGGATTCACCCACAACGCGTACATGGGGAGCCGTTTCGAACCGGGTTCGGCTCGACGAAACCGACCGGCTGATCCTCAAAGAACTCATGGCCGACGCCAGGATCCCCAACAACGTGCTCGCCTCGAAGGCGGGCATCGCGCCCTCCACGTGCCTCGGACGGGTCCGGGCACTGCGGGACGCCGGGATCATCCGGGGTTTCCACGCTTCGGTGGACCTGGAAGCGCTGGGGTTCCTGGTCTATGCGCTGATCTCAGTGCGCGTGAATCCGCAGGCAAGGAACAAGATGCTGGCCATCGGCCAACGGTTGAGGGCGCTGCCGAACGTCCAGAGCGTCTTCCTGCTGGCCGGGGACCAGGACTTCCTCATGCATGTGGCCTGCGGGACGCCCAAGGAACTCCGGGACTTCATTGCGGTTCATCTGGCCTCGGATCCGGCTATCGCGAACACTCAAACAAACCTGGTCTTCGACCACCTGACGCCGGGGGACTGA
- a CDS encoding STAS domain-containing protein encodes MSVLSHAPNSIPTLLTSIDLTIAGPLDALSVLDVRHLSAEAAADGPIVVLLNVADVTAVGASGVVGLLEVLHVLRARGGDLRLFGTSSALDQTLLQAHLGQVARIYATRQEALDGGTNLVGARHLAPQSRWRGLFARPRRTLGWG; translated from the coding sequence ATGTCCGTTCTTTCCCATGCCCCGAATTCCATCCCCACCTTGTTGACATCAATCGATCTGACCATCGCGGGCCCTTTGGACGCTTTGAGCGTCCTGGATGTTCGCCACCTCTCCGCAGAAGCCGCGGCCGACGGCCCCATAGTGGTCCTGCTGAACGTTGCCGACGTGACAGCTGTCGGCGCGTCCGGCGTCGTTGGCCTGCTTGAAGTACTGCACGTGCTCCGCGCCCGCGGCGGCGATCTACGTCTTTTCGGCACATCCTCCGCCCTCGACCAAACACTGCTCCAAGCCCATCTGGGGCAGGTAGCCCGTATCTACGCCACCCGCCAGGAAGCGCTCGATGGCGGTACGAACCTGGTGGGGGCACGTCACCTCGCGCCGCAGTCACGCTGGCGTGGGCTCTTCGCGCGTCCGCGCCGCACCCTGGGATGGGGATGA
- a CDS encoding pseudouridine synthase, which yields MQSPLPVRDGVNATRLRLPDEGPWTTAMDYMMHRWGHIDPQGIEDRFDAGEIVGEGGVPLDRNTKLEDHTFIWYYRTLPPETRLPVDINILHQDEHILVVDKPHFLPTTPGGTYIQESALVRLRNLLNLPDLIPMHRLDRMTAGLLLLSTNTDTRGKYQVLFEKRQVQKEYECVSAATPAAGYPAVEFPTVVRNRMTKSRSYLLAEVIDGEPNAETRIEQTATFDAGTHQRALYRLEPHTGKTHQLRVHMASLGLGIVNDAFYPDLLDKAPDDYSKPLQLLARGIRFVDPITKQPVEYRSQLELSEAQA from the coding sequence ATGCAATCCCCCCTCCCCGTGCGCGACGGCGTGAATGCGACCCGCCTCCGCCTCCCGGACGAGGGGCCGTGGACCACCGCCATGGACTACATGATGCATCGTTGGGGACACATCGACCCCCAAGGCATCGAGGACCGTTTCGATGCCGGCGAAATCGTAGGCGAGGGCGGCGTGCCGCTGGACCGGAACACCAAACTGGAGGACCACACCTTCATTTGGTACTACCGGACCTTGCCGCCGGAGACACGGCTGCCGGTGGATATCAACATCCTGCATCAGGACGAACACATCCTGGTGGTGGATAAGCCACACTTCCTCCCCACCACTCCCGGCGGGACCTACATCCAGGAATCCGCTCTGGTCCGGCTCCGGAACCTCCTGAACCTCCCGGACCTCATCCCCATGCACCGCCTGGACCGCATGACCGCCGGCCTCCTCCTGCTGTCCACCAACACGGACACCCGGGGAAAGTACCAGGTGCTCTTCGAGAAGCGCCAGGTCCAGAAGGAATACGAGTGCGTCTCTGCCGCGACGCCCGCCGCAGGCTATCCCGCCGTCGAGTTCCCCACGGTGGTCCGCAACCGCATGACCAAGTCCCGCAGCTATCTGCTCGCCGAAGTCATCGACGGCGAACCAAACGCCGAAACGCGGATCGAACAAACAGCAACGTTCGACGCCGGCACTCACCAACGCGCGCTGTACCGCTTGGAACCCCACACCGGAAAAACGCACCAACTTCGCGTCCACATGGCGTCGTTGGGCCTGGGCATCGTCAACGATGCCTTCTACCCGGACCTGCTGGACAAGGCCCCGGACGATTACAGCAAGCCGCTCCAGCTCCTGGCCCGCGGCATCCGGTTCGTTGACCCCATCACCAAACAACCCGTGGAATACCGGAGCCAGCTGGAGCTCAGCGAAGCCCAGGCTTGA
- a CDS encoding SRPBCC domain-containing protein: MTDNRRFDIVADTELPGTPERVWNAVTADTAAWMFPTDQWPDVKTTEEFPTHLVSRMDGPDGWFNQLEHVLEPLDGGRAKLHYVHSGIFADNWDEQYDGASKHTEFYLHTLGQYLQYFDGKPVVFTDIQAPAASQTPDGFVQLKKALGVADVAAGSRFDLDVDGVGRLSGEVDFSNENFLGLRTDDTLYRFFGRNAFGAPVGMTVHEFGGSGDSELTAKAWGAFLEKVYA; this comes from the coding sequence ATGACTGACAACCGGAGATTCGACATCGTGGCGGATACTGAACTGCCCGGCACCCCCGAGCGGGTATGGAATGCTGTCACGGCGGACACGGCCGCTTGGATGTTCCCCACGGATCAGTGGCCCGACGTGAAGACCACCGAGGAGTTTCCCACGCACTTGGTGTCCCGGATGGATGGCCCGGACGGCTGGTTCAACCAGTTGGAGCACGTCCTGGAGCCGCTCGACGGTGGCCGTGCCAAGCTGCATTACGTCCACAGCGGCATCTTCGCCGATAACTGGGACGAGCAGTACGACGGCGCCAGCAAGCATACGGAGTTCTACCTCCACACGTTGGGCCAGTACCTGCAGTACTTCGATGGCAAGCCCGTAGTGTTCACGGACATTCAGGCGCCTGCTGCTTCACAGACCCCCGACGGATTTGTGCAGCTGAAGAAGGCCTTGGGTGTGGCGGATGTTGCCGCCGGCTCGCGATTCGACCTGGACGTCGACGGCGTGGGGCGGCTCAGTGGCGAGGTGGACTTCTCCAACGAGAACTTCCTGGGACTGCGGACCGACGACACCCTCTACCGCTTCTTCGGCCGTAATGCCTTCGGCGCTCCGGTGGGCATGACCGTGCACGAGTTCGGCGGTTCCGGCGACTCGGAGCTCACGGCCAAGGCGTGGGGCGCATTCCTGGAGAAGGTCTACGCGTAG
- a CDS encoding TetR-like C-terminal domain-containing protein, translating into MARPVVHDQHVQQRLLAVTADLVDREGPARVTLRDVAAAAETSTTAIYSLFGGKAQLLTAAVDDGFRSFGQSQKEAAKGGLLELGRAYRVWALEHPALYRLMFGGALAGYVDCSPTPDVASDSMLPLVEAVVAAQSAGRLRSDDPTMVAMAIWGQVHGLVSLELAQMNDPATDWAGIYEAALESVARAWAA; encoded by the coding sequence ATGGCAAGACCCGTCGTTCATGATCAGCACGTCCAGCAGCGTCTCCTGGCGGTCACTGCAGACCTTGTGGACCGCGAAGGTCCTGCCCGCGTCACCCTTCGGGACGTCGCAGCGGCGGCAGAGACCTCCACCACGGCCATCTACTCGCTGTTCGGCGGAAAGGCGCAGCTGCTGACGGCCGCCGTCGACGACGGTTTTCGGTCCTTCGGCCAGTCCCAAAAGGAGGCCGCCAAGGGCGGACTGCTGGAGCTTGGGCGCGCCTACCGAGTGTGGGCCTTGGAACATCCGGCGTTGTACCGACTCATGTTCGGTGGCGCGTTGGCCGGCTACGTTGACTGCAGCCCGACGCCGGACGTCGCCTCGGATTCAATGCTCCCCTTGGTGGAGGCGGTGGTGGCTGCCCAGTCAGCCGGCAGGCTCCGAAGCGACGATCCCACCATGGTGGCGATGGCCATTTGGGGTCAGGTCCACGGGCTGGTCAGCCTCGAGCTGGCTCAAATGAATGACCCCGCAACGGACTGGGCTGGAATCTACGAGGCGGCCCTGGAATCCGTGGCACGTGCCTGGGCCGCCTAG
- a CDS encoding helix-turn-helix domain-containing protein gives MLDIEVIEDPAAAEASLDPIRTRILRELAEPASATQLALKVGLPRQKVNYHLKALERHGLVELVEERRKGNVTERVVRATAASYLISPVALASVAPDPRRFADRFSAFWLLSLASRTVQEMGKLISGAAVAKKKLASFAIDGEITFRSAAERAAFAEELGVAVTQLVDKYHDGGAAAEAGGARKHRLVVVLHPALKTQHEPPADPIAEKDQGND, from the coding sequence ATGTTGGACATCGAAGTGATCGAGGACCCGGCCGCGGCGGAAGCGTCGCTGGACCCGATCCGCACCCGCATCCTCCGCGAGCTCGCCGAGCCCGCGTCCGCCACGCAGCTGGCGCTCAAGGTCGGCCTGCCGCGGCAGAAGGTGAACTACCACCTGAAAGCGCTTGAACGGCACGGATTGGTGGAACTGGTGGAGGAGCGTCGAAAGGGCAATGTCACCGAACGTGTGGTGCGTGCGACGGCGGCCTCCTACCTGATCTCGCCCGTCGCCTTGGCATCTGTGGCGCCGGACCCTCGACGTTTTGCGGACCGCTTCTCCGCGTTTTGGCTTCTCTCCCTTGCCTCGCGCACCGTGCAGGAAATGGGCAAGCTCATCTCCGGTGCCGCCGTGGCGAAGAAGAAGCTGGCCAGTTTCGCGATCGACGGCGAGATCACCTTCCGCTCTGCGGCGGAACGCGCAGCGTTCGCCGAAGAGCTCGGCGTGGCGGTGACCCAACTGGTGGATAAGTACCACGACGGCGGTGCTGCCGCGGAGGCGGGCGGGGCACGCAAGCACCGGCTCGTCGTCGTGCTTCACCCCGCACTGAAGACGCAACACGAGCCCCCAGCAGATCCAATAGCAGAAAAGGACCAAGGCAATGACTGA